The Vitis riparia cultivar Riparia Gloire de Montpellier isolate 1030 chromosome 10, EGFV_Vit.rip_1.0, whole genome shotgun sequence genome includes a region encoding these proteins:
- the LOC117924340 gene encoding protein SRG1-like, with the protein MASTQSSSFRAAPIQSVQELIKEPIPAVPQPFILDDPQPPILSASTPLPLLPTIDMKHLIMSETSGSELEKLHSTCKEWGFFQLVNHGVSSSLVEKLKSEIGEFYKLPLEERMKYKMRPGDVEGYGHLPIRSEDQKLDWGDRFYMITNPIHTRKPYLLPELRSSLRDSLECYLAELQKLAMMLLGFMAKALKLEKGEMEELFEDGMQSVRMTYYPPCPQPQLVMGLTPHSDATGITILLQINGVDGLQIKKDGVWIPVSFLLDALVVNVGDVLEILSNGVYTSIEHRATVNAAKERISIAMFFNPKFSAQIKPVPSLINPQNPPLFKQVGMEKYCKDFFSRRLDGKSYLEHMKIKNEEEYST; encoded by the exons ATGGCATCGACACAATCTTCAAGCTTTCGTGCTGCTCCTATTCAAAGTGTTCAGGAGCTCATCAAAGAGCCCATCCCTGCAGTCCCACAGCCATTTATCCTGGATGATCCGCAGCCTCCAATTCTCTCAGCCAGCACTCCCCTGCCACTACTCCCCACCATTGACATGAAACATTTAATTATGAGTGAAACCTCAGGTTCTGAGCTGGAGAAGTTGCACTCAACTTGCAAAGAATGGGGTTTCTTTCAG TTGGTGAACCATGGAGTCAGCTCTTCACTTGTGGAGAAACTGAAATCGGAGATCGGAGAATTTTACAAACTTCCCTTGGAAGAGAGAATGAAGTACAAGATGAGGCCCGGTGATGTTGAAGGGTACGGGCATCTTCCAATCCGGTCAGAAGATCAAAAACTTGACTGGGGTGATAGGTTTTATATGATAACCAACCCTATACATACAAGGAAGCCGTATCTATTACCAGAACTCCGTTCATCACTAAG GGATAGCTTGGAATGTTACTTAGCGGAGCTGCAGAAACTAGCGATGATGCTTCTAGGGTTTATGGCCAAAGCTCTAAAGTTGGAGAAAGGAGAGATGGAAGAGTTGTTTGAGGATGGGATGCAATCAGTGAGGATGACTTACTATCCTCCATGCCCACAACCACAGCTCGTTATGGGGCTTACGCCTCACTCTGATGCAACCGGCATCACCATCCTTCTCCAAATTAATGGAGTGGATGGTCTCCAAATTAAAAAGGATGGGGTTTGGATTCCTGTGAGCTTCCTTCTAGATGCTCTTGTTGTGAATGTAGGAGACGTTCTCGAG ATTCTGAGCAACGGGGTATACACCAGCATAGAGCACCGGGCAACAGTAAATGCAGCAAAAGAGAGGATCTCCATTGCCATGTTCTTCAATCCCAAATTCTCAGCTCAGATTAAACCTGTACCCAGCCTGATAAATCCTCAAAATCCGCCACTGTTCAAACAAGTAGGCATGGAAAAATACTGCAAAGATTTCTTCTCCCGTAGGCTGGATGGAAAATCGTATCTAGAGCATATGAAGATCAAAAATGAGGAAGAATACAGTACCTGA